GCGCATCCGGAATCTCGGCAAGCGGCGCGCCCGCAAGCGAGCCAGCGGCCAACCGGCCCGCCAGAACGTAGTCCGCCTGCTCGTCGAGCGCATAGTAGGCCGATCCCGCGACCCGCGCTTCGAACAGATCGATCGTGGAACCCATCAGCTTCGGATACGCATTGACGGTCGCCGCGAGGCGGACACCACGCGTGGGGTCGAGCGGATTGTCTGTCGTGTCGTACCGCCCGGTTGCGGTGAGGCCGATCAGCGTCGCATCGACCCGCCCCAACACGTCCTGCGATTTTGATTGCTCGACCTGAAGACCGGCCTGCAGCGATGCCGCCTCCGAAAAGCGATGGATCACGCCGAACGTGCCGCGCACCGTATCGTCGGTGTACCCCCCGAGGTCGTTGTTGCCGACACGCTCGCGGAACGCAGTGGCCTCGATCAAAAGATCGTTGGCCGTGCCGAACAGACCCGGCTTGATGAACGTGCCGGTAAATCGTGCGCCGAAATCCGAGGCGCGGAGATTATTGAAGCCGGTGAAGGACGTGCCGTCGATCCGTTGCAGGAGCGAAGCGGACGCTTCGAGCCTCAGGCGCTCGCCGCCGCCGAATATGTTCCGATCCTCGTAATAGCCTGCAATGCCGGGACCATCGACGGTGGAATATTTTGCCGAGAGGCCCACCGCGTGCCGCGGCCTTTCCGTCAAATCGATGAAGACCGGCAGATTGCCATTGGCATCGAGCTTGTCGGCCTCGCGGACGCGAACTCCCCCGATGGCCGGGATCTTTGCGATCGAGGTTTTCGCCAAGGCGAGCCGCTCTGGCGAATAGGGCTCGCCTTCTCTCAGATAGACATGCGTGGCCACCACTCGCGGATCGACGTCTCCGCCCGAGACCGTGACGGCGCCGATACCGGCCTTGGGGCCCGCATCGACCCGCAGCCGAAGGTCCATCGCGGCGGCCGCATGATCGACGGTGGCCTTGACGTCGGCGATCTTCGCAAGCGGATGTCCGTTACTGCGGAACCAGTCAACAAGCTTCACCTGCGCGGCGCGCAGGTCGGCCGAGATCGCCGGCTCGCCGGACCGCAGCGCAAAGGCGCGGCGCGGCAACCCATGCGGCGCCTGGTCGCGCGGGTAGTCCACATCGACGGTGCGCAGCTTGAACAACGGGCCGAGACGCGCAATGACCTTGATGGGAACGACCGCCCGATTGCGAAAGCTATCGGCCCGGCGCGCCGCGGCGGCGAGCCCCACCTCGTCGGGAGACACTGGAACTCCGTCCACCGTGAGATCGATCTGGGCGTTGTAGCGGCCAAGCCCCCAGAGGGCGTCGAGCAGCGGATTGATATCGGCCTGAAGGCGGCGCACGAGACCTTCGCCGTCCGGCGGCGGTTCCTGTCGAAGGCGATAGGTGCCGGAGGCATCGCGCAACATCTGCTCGGCATCGCTCTCGTCCTTGCCATCCGGCGTCTTGGCTTCGATCTCCAGCCGATAGGACAGTGTCGTGGCGCTGACCGGCGGCGGATCGTCGGAACCGAACAGGCCAAAGAAATCCAGCGCGTGAGCCTGTTCGCACAGCGAGCAACCGACCACGGCGACGCAAGCCGAACGCAGAATGCGGCGCGTCGCCGCGATGAAATGCCTTCGCCTCGCCCGCCCCGGCAAAGGTGGCAGACGTCGTCGCACCACGATCTGCTTGATTGTTCCGCTCCGCGCTCGCCTGTTGACACAACCCGAGCCTTTGCAACTCAGATCCGGCGATCCCCTGTCTCCGCGTTCAACAGGCACCACACGCGAAATTGATAGCCATCATGATGGACAATGTAGGGCATTGCCGAAATTGCCTTCGTAGTCCTCAATTGATTGAGCAAAGACCACGACGTTCAAGAAAGCTCCGCGATTCAAATGCACTCCACGAAACATTTTTCTTCACGCTGTGTGCCGCATCCGTTGAGCACCGCGCACGCGTCCTGCGATTGTGGCGTTTGAACGGCATTCCGTACCGAGTTCCCGCTTGCGGCGGAGCATCTACGTCGGAACACGATCGAGAAACTTCAAAGATCGGCGATGCTGGGTACTGACTTTTCGCTGCACAAAGCTGCGCGTCTGCACCAAGCCGCTGGAAATCATCGGCGGGCGTCGGTTGCCATCGAGGTTTCGCCCCCTCACACAGTTCGTTCTTCAGCTCGGCACAATACCGGTAGCAACGGCAATGAATCGTTGGCTTCGTTCAGCTCGTCGTTGCCGCACTTCGCTCGAAGGGTTTGTTTTCTGCGATGAACCTTGCCGCCAGCACGAGAGCGCCCATCGAGAACTCCTTGCCATGCGCGGCGATCATCCGCTCGGAAAGCTCGGCCAGCTCCTTGAAGTACTGATCTTTGCTGTCGGCTTCATTTAGCGATCGAGTAGACGTCATGGTTTCCCTCCTAATGACGCGGAAGACTTTCGCTCCGGCGCGGACCCGCTATTTGAAAATGTGGGAGGGAAACGTAATGATCGCCGCCTCCCCGTTGTCCGAGCCGAATGCAAGATGCTGGCCATCGGCCGACCATCGAAGTGCGTGGACAGCGCCCCCGCCAGGTGGCTTGACGACCAGTTCGTCCGATACCCCGATCTTGGCGACAACCACCATGCCGTCCCCGTAACCTGCCGCGATGAGCCGACCCCCGGCGTGCATATCCACCGTCTCGACGAGTACGAGCCTGGCACGGCCTGTCGCAATGCTGGCCGGCCGCTCGCTGTCGTCCCTGAGACTGGAAATGTCCCACGCGATTATTCGATAAGCTCCGCTCGTGACGAGGACACGGGAGTCCGCGCTCCACGCCAGGGATGAAGTGCTCCCAGGATAG
This Bradyrhizobium sp. CCBAU 53421 DNA region includes the following protein-coding sequences:
- a CDS encoding autotransporter assembly complex family protein; the protein is MRRRLPPLPGRARRRHFIAATRRILRSACVAVVGCSLCEQAHALDFFGLFGSDDPPPVSATTLSYRLEIEAKTPDGKDESDAEQMLRDASGTYRLRQEPPPDGEGLVRRLQADINPLLDALWGLGRYNAQIDLTVDGVPVSPDEVGLAAAARRADSFRNRAVVPIKVIARLGPLFKLRTVDVDYPRDQAPHGLPRRAFALRSGEPAISADLRAAQVKLVDWFRSNGHPLAKIADVKATVDHAAAAMDLRLRVDAGPKAGIGAVTVSGGDVDPRVVATHVYLREGEPYSPERLALAKTSIAKIPAIGGVRVREADKLDANGNLPVFIDLTERPRHAVGLSAKYSTVDGPGIAGYYEDRNIFGGGERLRLEASASLLQRIDGTSFTGFNNLRASDFGARFTGTFIKPGLFGTANDLLIEATAFRERVGNNDLGGYTDDTVRGTFGVIHRFSEAASLQAGLQVEQSKSQDVLGRVDATLIGLTATGRYDTTDNPLDPTRGVRLAATVNAYPKLMGSTIDLFEARVAGSAYYALDEQADYVLAGRLAAGSLAGAPLAEIPDAHRFFAGGGGSVRGYGFNTISPMMFGQITGGRSLIEGSAEVRVRITPTIGLVPFFDFGTASRSSLPGFDDYVGYGAGLGLRYLTPVGPIRLDVATPLNPRPGDSRYAIYVSIGQAF